From the genome of Amycolatopsis granulosa:
TCCGGGGTGCATCCTTGACGTAAGCAACTAGTTGCTTCGGTCAATTAAGACAACCCGCACGAAGAGAGTGATCCGGCCATGCCATCACGCGTCGAGGAAGCGGCCATCACCGACACCGAGCTCGACATCGCCGACGAGCTCGGCGTGCAGCTCGTCCGGTTCATGCGCCTGCTCACCAAGGCGAAGTCCCAGGTGGCCAAGCTCGGTCCGGACGGGATCGAGCGCGCGGCGTACGCCATTCTCTTCCAGCTCGTCCACGACGGGCCGCAGCGCACGAGCAGGCTCGCCGACGCCCTGCACGCCGAGATCTCGACGATCAGCAGGCAGAGCAGCTCGCTGGTCCAGCACGGCCTGGTCGAGCGCCTGGCCGACCCGGAGGACGGGCGGGCCTGCCTGCTCGCGCCGACCCAGGAGGGCCTGCGCGTGTTCGAGGAGAACCGCAAGCAGCGCAACCGCTGGCTCGCCGAGGTGCTCGCGGAGTGGCCGGAGGAGGAACGCCGGGTCCTGAACAAGCTCCTCGACCGGCTCAACACGGGGATCGAAGCGCACGCTCCACATCTCGCCGATCAGATCTCGGCACGCAGCAAGGGGGAAAAGGCATGACACGCGCCTCACGAGAACAACCGGCGCCGATGGGCGGCGCCGCCGCGGACGAAGGCCCGCGCCTGAGCCACAAACAGATCCTGACCATCCTCAGTGGACTCCTGCTGGGGATGTTCCTGGCGGCGCTGGACCAGAACATCGTCAGCGTCGCGATCGTCCGCATCGCCAACGACCTGCACGGCTTCGACCAGCAGGCGTGGGCGACCACCGCCTACCTGATCACCGCGACCATCGCGACGCCGTTGTACGGCAAGCTGTCCGACATCTACGGGCGCAAGCCGTTCTACCTGACCGCGATCGCGTTGTTCGTGGTCGGCTCCGCCGCCTGCACGTTCGCCAACTCGATGTACGAGCTGGCCGCGTTCCGGGCGTTCCAGGGCCTTGGTGCCGGCGGTCTGATGTCGCTCGCCATGACCATCGTCGGCGACGTGGTGCCGGCCCGGGAACGGGTCAAGTACCAGGGCTACTTCATGATGGTGTTCGGTAGCGCGACCGTCCTCGGCCCGGTGCTGGGCGGCCTGTTCTCCGGCTTCGACAGCCTCGGCGGCCTCGACGGGTGGCGCTGGATCTTCCTGATCAACGTGCCGATCGGCGCGCTCGCGCTGGCGGTCGTGGCGAAGGTGCTGAACGTGCCGCACCAGCGGCAGGACCACCGCATCGACTGGTTCGGCGCGGTCTCGCTGGCGATCGCCGTGGTGCCGCTGCTGCTGGTCGCCGAGCAGGGCCGCAGCTGGGGCTGGGGCTCGACGACCTCCGTGATCTGCTACGCCGTCGCCGCGTTCGGCGTCGTGCTGTTCCTGTTCGTCGAGTACGTGATGAAGGACGAGGCGCTCATCCCGCTGCGGCTGTTCCGCAACTCGACCTTCAGCGTCTCGATCGGTGGCGGCACGCTGGTCGGTATCGGCATGTTCGGGTCGATCAGCATGATCCCGCTGTACTTCCAGGTCGTGCGGGGTTACTCGCCGACCCAGGCGGGCCTGCTGATGCTGCCGCTGGTCCTGGGCATCATGACCGGCTCGCAGATCTCCGGCCGGATCACCGCGAAGACCGGGCGGTACAAGATCCTGCCGGTGGTCGGCACCGTGCTGATCGCCGCGGGTGCCGCGCTCTACGCGCAGGTGCACTACAACAGCCCGCTGTGGCAGCCGCTGCTGATCGCGCTGCTCATCGGTCTGGGCCTGGGTGGCTGCATGCAGACGCTGATCATCGCCGCGCAGAACGCCGGCCCGCGCCGCGACATGGGTGTGTCGACCGCGTCGGCGACGTTCTTCCGGCAGATGGGCGGCACCCTGGGTGTCGCGGTCTTCCTGACCATTCTGTTCAACCTGCTGCCGGGCAAGATCGCCGACGCGTTCGGCGGCGCGCTGCCGAAGGGCTTCGACCAGGGCCAGCTGGGTGCGCTGCAGGCGGACACCAGCGGGCTGCACCACCTGCCCGACGCGCTCCAGGTGCCGATCCTGACCGGGTTCACCAACTCGATGCACGGCGTCTTCTACGTCGCCGGTGGCGTGGCCCTGCTGGCCGCGGTGGTGCTGGCGTTCATGAAGGAGATCCCGCTCGCCGGTGGTCCCTCCGCTCAGCCCGCGCCGCCGGTCGAAGGCGGCGAGGCCCTGCTGCCTGTCGAAGATGCGCACGCCACCGCGCAGGTCACGGCGGAGGACACCGCGGAGGACACCTGGGCGGACGCGGACGCCGCGTTCGAGCAGGAGCGTGAACCCGTTCTCGTCGGTGGGAGGCACTCGTTGAGTGGTAACGGGCACGGCGAGTACCAGCTCACCGGGCAGACGGGGCCGATCACGAACGCGGTCGCCAGCGCCGGGGCGGAGCAGGCACTGGGCACCGGCGGGCAGGCCGTCAGCGGCACCGTGCGGCGGCAGGACGGCAGCCCGGTCGGTGGCGCCGCGCTGACCCTGATCGACCAGCGGGGCCGTCAGGTCTCGCGGGCGACCGGCGGTGGCGACGGCGACTACCGCATCAGCGCGCCGGGCACCGGCACGTACGTGCTGATCGTGTCCGCGGCCGGGCATCAGCCGCAGGCGGCCAGCGTGCTCGTCGGGGGCGGGCCGGCCCGGCTGGACCTGACACTCGTCGGCTCGGGCGAGGTGAGCGGCGTGGTCCGGGTGGCGGGCAAGGCCGTGCCGCTGCCGGGCGCCACGGTGACCCTGACCGACTCGCGCGGTGAGGTCACCGGCGCCGCGATCAGCGACGCCGACGGCGGGTACGTGTTCCGCGGCGTCGGGTCGGGTATCTACACGCTGGTGGCCAGCGCCGACCGGATGCGCCCGGTCGCGTCCCTGATCAGCGTGCCGGACAGCGGCGTGCTGCACCAGGACATCGAGATCGCGGCGGCCGTGGTGCTGGCCGGGACCGCCCGGACCGACAGCGGCCGGCCGGTGCCGGACGCGCGGATCACGGTCCTGGGCGCCGACGGGAACGTCGCCGCGGTCGCCCGGACGGATGAAAACGGCGAGTACGTCGTCAGCGACCTGCCGGAAGGTGACTACACCGTCGTCGCCAGCGGGTACCCGCCCGCGACGAGCCAGGTGAACCTGCCGGGTGGTGGCGACGTCCAGCACGACGTCCGGCTGGGCTACGAGCAGGTGCTCGACCAGCTCGGCGACCCGGCCAGCAACGGGGCGGAGAGGTCATGAGCGGATTGCGCGCGCAGATCCACACGGCCGAGGGCTGGGCGGTGGAGAACGCGGTGCTGACGGTGACGGACATGAGCGGCCAGCAGGTCGCGCGCGCCGTTGCCGACGCCACGGGAGCGGTGGTCACCCCACCGCTGCCCGCGGGCATCTACACCGCGGTCCTCACCGCCGCCGGGTACGCCCCGCTGGCCCGGACCGCGCAGATCGGGTCGGACGGATCGGGCTCGCTGGGCGAGCTGGTGGTCACACCGATGGCCGGAGCCGTCGAGCTGCCACCGCCCGGCCCGTGGACCATCGACCCGGTGCACTCCAGCGCCGTGGCGACGGCCCGGCACCTCGGGATCGCCAGCATCAAGGCCCGGTTCTCCGACATCGGCGGCCGCATCGACATCGCGCGGCCGGCCGAGCGGTCGCGGGTCGAGGCCGAGATCAAGGCCGCGAGCATCGACACCGGCATCAAGATGCGTGACGACCACCTGCGGTCGCCGGAGTTCCTGGACGTCGAGGCCCATCCGGTGATCGGGTTCGTCAGCACCGGGATGCGGCAGCGCGGCGCGGACACCTGGACGCTCGCCGGTGAGCTGACGCTGCACGGCGAGCGCAAGGCGATCGAGCTGGAGCTGACCTACGGCGGTTACGGGCCCGACCCGTGGGGCGGGATGCGGGTCGCGTTCCACGCGGCGACGCAATTGCACCGCAACGATTTCGCGATCAACTACAACGCGATGGTGCGGGCCGGGGTCGCCGCGATCGGCTCGAACATCAAGATCGAACTCGACATCGAAGCCGTTCAGGGCGAGTCGTTGCCGCAAATGTGAGCCGGATACGCGGTCGTGCGTTTTCGTCAACGCGCGACCGCGTTCCGTAACGATCGACGCAATTCCGCCGCACAGTTGAGTGCTGTTCGCTCGCGGCACGTAGGCTTTCCGGGTGACTTTCGACTTCGCCGCGTCCGAAGCCGTCGGCGTGGGCTGGTTGGACACGGCCGGCCCGCTACTGGTCTGGGTCATCGTGCTCAGCTTCGTGTTCGTCGAATGCGCCCTCATCATCGGGTTGTTCCTGCCCGGCGACTCGCTGCTGTTCGCGGCCGGCGTGGTGCTCGCCTCGCACGGCGCGGACGCGAGCGCCTGGCTGTTGTCGGTGGCCGCGCTGGTGGTGGCGGTGGTCGGCAACCAGGTCGGGTACTACATCGGGCAGCAGACCGGGGTCCGGTTCATCGCCCGGCGCGGGGGCAAGGTACTCAACCGGGGCAACCTCGACCGGGCCAGGGAGTTCCTCGACCGCAGGGGCTTCCTCGCGATCGTCGCCGCCCGGTGGATCCCCTGGGTCCGCACGCTGGCGCCGCTGATCGCCGGCGCGGCCCGCATGAACCCGCGCCGCTTCGCGCTCGCCACCGCGCTCGGCGGCCTGTTCTGGGTGCCCTCGCTGGTCCTGCTCGGTTACTACGGCGCCGGCCTGCTGGACACGATCCCGTGGGTGAAGACGGTGCTGGTCTGGCTGTCGGTCGCGTTCTTCGTGTTCGGCACCGGCTACGGCGTGTTCCGCTACCGCCAGGAGATCCGCCGCCCGGTCGACGACGAGCCGGACCAGGAATACCGGACCGCGGCCTAGCGCGTCACGAGTCGATGTCGGCCCAGACCTCGAGCTGGATGCCGTCCGGGTCGCGGAACACCACGACCGCGGAACCCGGCAGCGTCCGCGACGCCTTCGCCGGGCTGTACTCCACCCCGTACTCCGCGAGCCGCCGCTCCCACTGCTTCAGCTCGGCGTAGGTGGGCACCGTGAACGCCACGTGGTCGAGCCCGGTCCGCCGCTCGTCGAACGGGCCGCGCTCGGTGTCCGGGTGCTGCAACAGCACCACCGAGAACGCCTCGCCCGGTGCCTGGAGGCGGACCTTCCGCAGCCCGGTCGCCGGGTCCTCGCGCCGACCCGTCTCCCGCAGCTCCAGCACCCGCTCGTACCAGGGCACGCTCCGGTCGACGTCGGTCACCGTGAGGGCCAGGTGGTGCACTCCGGTCAGCTTCGGCATACCGTCCCTCTCACCCGTTCGA
Proteins encoded in this window:
- a CDS encoding MarR family winged helix-turn-helix transcriptional regulator translates to MPSRVEEAAITDTELDIADELGVQLVRFMRLLTKAKSQVAKLGPDGIERAAYAILFQLVHDGPQRTSRLADALHAEISTISRQSSSLVQHGLVERLADPEDGRACLLAPTQEGLRVFEENRKQRNRWLAEVLAEWPEEERRVLNKLLDRLNTGIEAHAPHLADQISARSKGEKA
- a CDS encoding MFS transporter; the encoded protein is MTRASREQPAPMGGAAADEGPRLSHKQILTILSGLLLGMFLAALDQNIVSVAIVRIANDLHGFDQQAWATTAYLITATIATPLYGKLSDIYGRKPFYLTAIALFVVGSAACTFANSMYELAAFRAFQGLGAGGLMSLAMTIVGDVVPARERVKYQGYFMMVFGSATVLGPVLGGLFSGFDSLGGLDGWRWIFLINVPIGALALAVVAKVLNVPHQRQDHRIDWFGAVSLAIAVVPLLLVAEQGRSWGWGSTTSVICYAVAAFGVVLFLFVEYVMKDEALIPLRLFRNSTFSVSIGGGTLVGIGMFGSISMIPLYFQVVRGYSPTQAGLLMLPLVLGIMTGSQISGRITAKTGRYKILPVVGTVLIAAGAALYAQVHYNSPLWQPLLIALLIGLGLGGCMQTLIIAAQNAGPRRDMGVSTASATFFRQMGGTLGVAVFLTILFNLLPGKIADAFGGALPKGFDQGQLGALQADTSGLHHLPDALQVPILTGFTNSMHGVFYVAGGVALLAAVVLAFMKEIPLAGGPSAQPAPPVEGGEALLPVEDAHATAQVTAEDTAEDTWADADAAFEQEREPVLVGGRHSLSGNGHGEYQLTGQTGPITNAVASAGAEQALGTGGQAVSGTVRRQDGSPVGGAALTLIDQRGRQVSRATGGGDGDYRISAPGTGTYVLIVSAAGHQPQAASVLVGGGPARLDLTLVGSGEVSGVVRVAGKAVPLPGATVTLTDSRGEVTGAAISDADGGYVFRGVGSGIYTLVASADRMRPVASLISVPDSGVLHQDIEIAAAVVLAGTARTDSGRPVPDARITVLGADGNVAAVARTDENGEYVVSDLPEGDYTVVASGYPPATSQVNLPGGGDVQHDVRLGYEQVLDQLGDPASNGAERS
- a CDS encoding YceI family protein; the protein is MSGLRAQIHTAEGWAVENAVLTVTDMSGQQVARAVADATGAVVTPPLPAGIYTAVLTAAGYAPLARTAQIGSDGSGSLGELVVTPMAGAVELPPPGPWTIDPVHSSAVATARHLGIASIKARFSDIGGRIDIARPAERSRVEAEIKAASIDTGIKMRDDHLRSPEFLDVEAHPVIGFVSTGMRQRGADTWTLAGELTLHGERKAIELELTYGGYGPDPWGGMRVAFHAATQLHRNDFAINYNAMVRAGVAAIGSNIKIELDIEAVQGESLPQM
- a CDS encoding VTT domain-containing protein; the encoded protein is MTFDFAASEAVGVGWLDTAGPLLVWVIVLSFVFVECALIIGLFLPGDSLLFAAGVVLASHGADASAWLLSVAALVVAVVGNQVGYYIGQQTGVRFIARRGGKVLNRGNLDRAREFLDRRGFLAIVAARWIPWVRTLAPLIAGAARMNPRRFALATALGGLFWVPSLVLLGYYGAGLLDTIPWVKTVLVWLSVAFFVFGTGYGVFRYRQEIRRPVDDEPDQEYRTAA
- a CDS encoding VOC family protein, producing MPKLTGVHHLALTVTDVDRSVPWYERVLELRETGRREDPATGLRKVRLQAPGEAFSVVLLQHPDTERGPFDERRTGLDHVAFTVPTYAELKQWERRLAEYGVEYSPAKASRTLPGSAVVVFRDPDGIQLEVWADIDS